CGGACCGGTTGACTCCGCGATCGTCGCCCCGGCGCCGGCGGGAAGCTTGACAACCCGGATGTCGTGCGCCGCCGTGGATTTTGCCGGCTTTGGGTCGGCGGTGCCCGCGGCGCGCAGCGTGGCGAGTACGTCGAGCGCGGGGTCTGAGGGCGAGAAGGTGGTCACGCCCTCGGCCGTCGGGAATTGGCGGTAGTCGACGTGGTAGTACTCGAGATTGGATGTGACGCTGATGCGCATCGAGCGGCGGTAGGGCATGGGGACCTTGATGTAAACACCGCCCGGTGACTGCGCCGCATTGGCCACCAACGGCCATTCGAATGGCGCACCCAGCGCACCATCGACCACCGATTGCAGGGGCGCGTCCAACACGGTGCGTCCATCCAGTTCGACGCGGATGTTTCCGATGCGGGTCACCTTTCCCCCGTCCCGGGTGAACCAGATCGAATCCACCTCGCCGGCACCGCGATCCTCCGCGACGACGCAGCCGGCACCCCCCGGCGCCAAGCATCCACCGGTGCCGTTGCGGTTCCCGGTGGAGAGGTCGAAATCACCGCCGCTGCGATCGAAGCTGGACAGCTGCAGGGATCGCGTGTCGGTGCGCAGGTAGGGCAACAGGTCCAACCGGCGGTAGGTGTCCCAGCCGATCAGCCTTTCGCCGGGGCCATTGGGCTCGGCAGCCGCCACGGCGGTGGCGGTCACACCGGCGGCCGTAGACAGCGCAACGGTCAATGTTGCGCACCACACGCGAATAGCCACCGGCATAGCATCAAAGCTTACTTTTCCCGGTCTGGTTGACCAGATTTAGCAACCTAACGGCGATCCCATCAACCGCACGTTCACATGGAATGCATTCAAGCCGTTGATAGTTCGGGGCCTAGGCCGGGATCAGCACGAACGTATCTGCCGGCGTGGTCAGTGCAGCCGTACTATCAGGCCTACCGAATCCAGCCGCCGGATCTCAAATGGGCATAGCAAAATCGGGAGACGCGAACAGTTGGCCGATTCGTACCGGTCAAACCCGTATGACGGTTCCCCCGAACACGTTTCACATCGCCCTGCATTGTTCGAAATGTAGGTCGGATCGTGCGCCGTTCCATTTTATCGCGCCATCGGCGTGTGCGGAAGCTTTTGGAAAATGAATGCAAAGTCGTGGCCATCACCCGGGCATCCCCGTACGAAGCGGCTCCGCGCGGACGACGATCGCCGGCCTTCAATCAGTTGACGTAAATCACCTCAATTTTGGTGAATCCCATGACATCCCGCTGTGCGCTCACGTAACATGGCTCACCTCGGGCGAAACATATCTCCATCTATCGGACGGAGTGGTTATGTCTCGTGTGAAGTACAAAGTTGCTGTCGGCCTGATCCTGGCCTTTACCGCTGCTACAGCCTCTGGTTGCACAGTACCGCTAACGATCGATTGCGGGCCTAACCTGACCTGCACGCCATAGGGCTACCCGACAGCCCATCGAGGGGTTGCGCTACTGGCACGCTCTACTTGGTACGGCCCACTTTTGGGCCTATCGAGTTTCGTGGCATGGGCGTGCCAGTTAGGGCAGCAACCCCCCGCACCGCGCTTCGGCGAAACTGCATGCGCGTCAGGAGCTTTCATCGAGTAGCGGTTTAGCACGCTCGCAGTGAGGCGCTGCCCGCGACGAATTGGTTCGTCGCGTCATCCGGGCCGTTTCGTGTGGCTTCTCTGTCAGCCCAGCGCGGCCGGCGGCGTGACAGAACGCTTTAACCGTTGTGGCACAAAGAGAATCACGCCGGAGAAAGTCAAAGAATTGTTCCCGACTTCGATCAGCTGATCAGGAATTTTTCGCACATTTCCTGAATCCCATGGGATTTCGTATTGCGCTCACGTAGTATAACGATTCTCGGGCGTAACATTTCTCCTCAACGGATGGAGTGGTTCATGTCTCGTTTGAAGTGCAAGGTTGTTGTCGGCCTGGTCCTGGCATTCACCGCGTTGACAAGCTCCGGTTGCACATTCCCAACCATCTCGTGCACCGGTTCGCCCACCGGAATCACCTGCTCGCCATAGGGCTTGGCCCTTCGCGACGTCGGCGGGATGCGCTGACTGGCACGCTTGCGGGTGCCAGTCAGCGTACTGATCCCCGCCGCGTGACTATTTGAAAGCGGCTGGTGCTCAGGCGCTTTCAAATGGCTGGCGCATCGCCTTGAGATGTGCCGCGCCATGACATAGAGGGGGTGACACACAGAGAACCACGCTGCCTTTGGCGCGCTTGCTTGATACCTCGGCGCGCAGCCGTGCCGAAACCCGGTAGCTCCGAACGACTCACGGGGTCGGGCTGCGGTCTTTTGCGGCCATTTATCGCCCGCATCAGCGCGTGGCCACGGTGAAAAGTTGCCTGGGCGCTGTGACACGAGCGAATCAAAGCCCGACAACCCGCCGGCGCGCGGGCCAAAGCTAGCTCACCCCTACTTGTGGTCTTTCTTCAGGTTCGTATCCCGGCTGGGCTGAACGCGTTTCGGTTCGCCCGGCATTTTCGGGTAATTCGGCGGATACGGCATGTCGCCCAGGCCGCGCTCTTCGTCGGCCTCGGCCATCTCGATCAATGGCGCGATCGACTGCGCCACCTCATCCATTGCGGCCCAGGGGTCCCGGCGGCCCTTCACCAGGTCGGGAACCGTCGCAATGGTGTAGTCGTCGGGTTCCGCGTCGGCCAGTTCATCCCATGTCAGCGGCGTCGATACCGTCGCGATCGGGGTGCGCCGCACCGAGTAAGCCGACGCCATGGTGCGGTCCCGGGCGTTCTGATTGAAGTCCAGAAAGACCCGCGCGCCCCGCTTCTCCTTCCACCATTCGGTGGTGACCGCCTCCGGCGCGCGTCGCTCTACCTCGCGGGCCAGCGCGATGCCGGCGCGGCGCACCTCGATGAAATCCCAATCGGTGGCGATCCGGAGAAACACGTGGATCCCGCGACCGCCGGAGGTTTTGGGGTATCCCACCAGGCCCAGCTCGTCGAGCAACGGTCGCAAGACGTCGACCGCGACCGTACGCGCCTGCTCGAAAGCGACCCCAGGCTGCGGATCCAGATCGACGCGCAACTCGTCGGGATGGTCGGTGTCCGGACAGCGCACCTGCCACGGGTGCAACGTGATGGTGCCC
This genomic interval from Mycobacterium sp. SMC-2 contains the following:
- the ligD gene encoding non-homologous end-joining DNA ligase, which translates into the protein MAAAEELDVDGIAVRLTSPDKVYFPKLGANGTKRRLVEYYRAVAGGPMLDALRDRPTHLQRFPDGIDGEEIYQKRIPRHHPDYLQTCRVTFPSGRTADALKVTHPSAIVWAAQMGTITLHPWQVRCPDTDHPDELRVDLDPQPGVAFEQARTVAVDVLRPLLDELGLVGYPKTSGGRGIHVFLRIATDWDFIEVRRAGIALAREVERRAPEAVTTEWWKEKRGARVFLDFNQNARDRTMASAYSVRRTPIATVSTPLTWDELADAEPDDYTIATVPDLVKGRRDPWAAMDEVAQSIAPLIEMAEADEERGLGDMPYPPNYPKMPGEPKRVQPSRDTNLKKDHK